A genomic segment from Fervidobacterium gondwanense DSM 13020 encodes:
- a CDS encoding methylenetetrahydrofolate reductase: MKIPEKLKEGKVISIEIVPPKRGEDVENIYRALDKLMKYNISFVNITRHPVEIEYIEHDNQIIKVPKVKRPGTIGLTAAIMKRYDVDVVPHIVCIGMNKYEIEDLLIDLSIMGVDNVFVIRGDVDERFINTKSDYKYAYQLVSQINEMNSGRYLYTQAKPTDFCIGVAGYPEKHYEAPNFETDLRFLKQKVGNGADFVITQMVFSAEVYKSFVERCRSEGINVPIIPGVKPLVNKKSLYMVPKRFFVSIPQSFVEALENARSKEEEYNVGIKFSLKLIEALFESGAPGVHLFTMGRGDEICEIMKEIENVL; encoded by the coding sequence GTGAAGATTCCAGAAAAACTCAAAGAAGGCAAAGTAATATCTATTGAAATAGTTCCACCAAAAAGAGGAGAAGATGTTGAGAATATATACAGAGCACTCGATAAACTGATGAAATATAACATTTCATTTGTAAATATTACTCGCCATCCTGTTGAGATAGAGTATATAGAGCACGACAATCAAATAATCAAAGTGCCGAAAGTGAAGAGACCAGGAACGATAGGTCTTACAGCAGCGATTATGAAACGATACGACGTGGACGTGGTCCCACACATAGTCTGCATAGGTATGAACAAATACGAAATAGAGGACCTGTTGATTGACCTTTCGATAATGGGTGTGGATAATGTATTTGTAATCAGAGGCGATGTTGACGAGCGATTTATAAATACGAAATCTGATTATAAATATGCCTACCAACTTGTTAGTCAGATTAACGAAATGAATAGCGGAAGGTACCTATATACGCAGGCGAAACCTACAGACTTTTGCATTGGAGTTGCAGGATATCCTGAAAAACACTATGAAGCTCCAAACTTTGAAACCGATTTGAGGTTTTTGAAGCAGAAAGTGGGAAATGGGGCAGATTTTGTAATAACTCAGATGGTCTTCAGTGCGGAAGTTTACAAAAGTTTTGTAGAACGTTGCAGGAGTGAAGGTATAAATGTTCCAATCATACCCGGTGTTAAACCATTGGTCAACAAGAAATCTCTATACATGGTACCTAAGAGATTTTTCGTCAGTATTCCGCAAAGCTTTGTCGAGGCTTTAGAAAACGCAAGAAGTAAAGAGGAAGAATATAACGTAGGAATCAAATTTTCTTTGAAGTTAATTGAAGCTTTGTTTGAAAGTGGGGCTCCGGGAGTTCACTTGTTTACAATGGGGCGTGGAGATGAAATATGCGAGATAATGAAAGAAATTGAGAATGTGTTGTAG
- a CDS encoding serine dehydratase subunit alpha family protein → MVRTILFDNVKLSYGCTEPVAVGLSVAVGKKYLKGDVQKIEVLMDRNTYKNGLEVGIPGTHLHGFELAVALAYIVGKAELGLEVFKYVDSDAVMKAYELKDKIVVKYTNDMYLHIRTRLLGENDVLVEITDSHDNVSRIVVDGKEVINNQSSANFKKDIIKSINLSDIFEYVEAPDNDVIKMVSDAIQYNQNISKIGLEEEITFGKVLEGMPRYVASGVDMRMNGALLPVMTVAGSGNQGISCTVPVALYADELGVLSDIKLRAVLLSMLVTIYIKAYTGALTPICGAGSIASAGASAGITYLQNGSHEQIKNAINNVLATLFGMTCDGAKRSCALKASIGTQMALNAAKLSMNDMNVPCGNGFAAKDVEETIRRIEILTNSLRNFDENVIDFIGHC, encoded by the coding sequence ATAGTACGAACAATACTCTTCGACAACGTAAAGCTGTCATATGGATGCACTGAACCTGTTGCTGTTGGGCTTTCGGTTGCTGTTGGTAAGAAGTACCTTAAAGGAGATGTTCAGAAGATAGAGGTTTTAATGGATAGAAACACATACAAAAATGGTTTGGAAGTGGGAATCCCTGGAACACATCTTCACGGTTTTGAATTAGCAGTTGCGTTGGCTTACATTGTGGGAAAGGCAGAGCTCGGTTTGGAAGTTTTCAAATATGTGGATTCTGATGCTGTTATGAAAGCTTACGAATTGAAAGATAAGATTGTAGTCAAATACACAAACGATATGTACTTGCACATAAGAACACGGCTTTTGGGAGAAAACGATGTACTTGTGGAGATTACAGACTCACACGATAACGTAAGCAGGATAGTTGTGGATGGCAAAGAAGTGATTAACAACCAATCGAGTGCGAATTTTAAGAAAGACATTATTAAATCAATAAATCTTTCAGATATATTCGAATATGTTGAGGCTCCAGACAACGATGTTATTAAAATGGTTTCAGATGCTATACAATACAATCAGAATATTTCAAAGATAGGTTTAGAAGAAGAAATTACGTTTGGAAAGGTGCTCGAAGGAATGCCAAGATACGTCGCGTCTGGTGTTGATATGCGGATGAACGGTGCACTTCTTCCTGTGATGACCGTCGCAGGAAGCGGAAATCAGGGGATTTCTTGTACAGTTCCAGTTGCTCTTTATGCTGATGAACTCGGAGTTTTGAGTGATATTAAATTAAGGGCTGTACTACTGAGCATGTTGGTAACAATTTATATAAAGGCTTACACCGGGGCTCTGACGCCGATTTGCGGAGCAGGTTCTATAGCCTCAGCAGGTGCATCGGCGGGGATTACGTATCTTCAAAATGGCTCACACGAACAAATAAAGAACGCAATCAACAATGTCCTCGCAACGTTATTTGGAATGACTTGTGATGGAGCAAAAAGAAGCTGCGCTTTGAAAGCGAGCATCGGCACTCAGATGGCACTCAACGCAGCAAAACTATCCATGAACGATATGAACGTTCCGTGTGGAAATGGATTTGCTGCAAAGGATGTTGAAGAAACGATTAGAAGAATTGAAATTCTCACGAATTCTCTCAGAAATTTTGATGAAAATGTCATTGACTTTATTGGTCACTGTTAA